A DNA window from Clostridia bacterium contains the following coding sequences:
- a CDS encoding spore coat protein CotJB: MDISRDRLEMLKEIMAVDFSLVELNLYLDTHPMDQRALRLHNEYVIKHKMLKEKYEKDYAPLTHRFTSDCPWEWIEEPWPWEIDYEMGGK; this comes from the coding sequence ATGGATATAAGCAGAGATAGACTTGAGATGCTTAAGGAAATAATGGCGGTTGATTTCTCTTTAGTAGAGCTTAACCTTTATCTGGACACACATCCGATGGATCAAAGAGCGCTCAGGCTCCACAATGAATATGTGATAAAACATAAGATGCTTAAGGAAAAGTATGAGAAGGACTATGCGCCGTTGACACATAGATTCACAAGTGATTGCCCATGGGAATGGATAGAGGAGCCCTGGCCCTGGGAGATTGACTATGAGATGGGAGGTAAGTAA
- a CDS encoding DUF438 domain-containing protein, with amino-acid sequence MSEIINNREYRQKILKELIMELHAGKTVEDVKSRFEELIRGVSASEISEMEQALIMDGMPVEEIQNLCDVHAAVFKGSIEDIHKVQRPEETPGHPVHTFKLENRELEKLINERLKPTLEEFKTTDSKENIFKTLEIINLLLDIDKHYSRKENLLFPYMEKYGITAPPKVMWGVDDEIRAAIKGVKAMLQSYNGDKEQIAKDAEEAANRVIEMIFKEENILFPMVMDTLSEDEWLVIEDESDEIGYCLVGPQGKWKPARTNLVEKQNQTGQSVTDGNLKFETGLLTAKEINLMFNNLPLDITFVDKDGAVKYFSQGKERIFPRTKAIIGRQVHNCHPPASVHIVEKLVEDFKAGRKDHEDFWIKMGTLFVYIRYFAIRDENGVYMGTMEVTQNIKPIQELAGEKRLVSE; translated from the coding sequence ATGAGTGAAATCATAAACAACCGAGAGTACAGGCAAAAGATATTGAAAGAGCTTATTATGGAGCTGCATGCAGGTAAAACTGTTGAAGATGTAAAATCAAGGTTTGAAGAGCTTATTAGGGGGGTATCCGCCTCAGAGATATCAGAAATGGAGCAGGCCTTGATTATGGACGGTATGCCTGTGGAAGAAATACAAAACCTTTGTGATGTTCATGCAGCGGTTTTTAAAGGTTCAATTGAGGATATTCATAAGGTGCAAAGACCGGAGGAAACACCGGGGCATCCGGTGCATACCTTCAAGCTGGAAAATAGGGAGCTGGAAAAGCTCATAAACGAAAGACTGAAGCCCACTTTAGAGGAGTTCAAAACAACAGACAGCAAGGAGAATATATTTAAAACCCTGGAGATTATCAATTTACTTCTGGATATAGATAAGCACTACAGCAGGAAAGAAAATCTTCTGTTCCCCTATATGGAGAAGTATGGTATTACAGCTCCTCCAAAGGTGATGTGGGGTGTGGATGATGAGATAAGAGCTGCTATAAAGGGAGTAAAAGCAATGCTTCAAAGCTATAATGGGGATAAGGAGCAGATTGCTAAGGACGCTGAAGAGGCAGCGAATAGAGTGATTGAAATGATATTTAAGGAAGAGAATATCCTTTTTCCAATGGTTATGGATACCTTGTCAGAGGATGAGTGGCTGGTGATTGAGGACGAAAGCGATGAAATAGGCTATTGCCTTGTAGGGCCACAGGGCAAATGGAAGCCTGCCAGGACTAACCTTGTAGAAAAACAGAACCAGACAGGACAAAGTGTGACTGATGGTAATTTGAAATTTGAAACAGGGCTGCTGACGGCAAAGGAAATTAACTTGATGTTCAACAACCTTCCACTGGACATTACTTTTGTAGATAAGGACGGTGCGGTCAAATACTTCTCCCAAGGCAAGGAAAGAATATTCCCCAGGACCAAGGCTATTATCGGAAGGCAGGTGCACAACTGCCACCCACCGGCAAGTGTTCATATAGTTGAAAAGCTGGTGGAGGACTTTAAAGCAGGTAGAAAAGATCATGAGGATTTTTGGATAAAGATGGGCACTCTTTTTGTATACATCAGATATTTTGCAATAAGGGATGAAAACGGAGTATACATGGGCACCATGGAAGTGACACAGAATATAAAGCCGATACAGGAATTAGCAGGAGAGAAAAGATTGGTGTCGGAATAA
- a CDS encoding aspartyl-phosphate phosphatase Spo0E family protein produces the protein MKKLMEQKEKIEELRIILNDLIKKKGNLQDSEIIRISGLLDEHLVEYHRLLNGKKECKENL, from the coding sequence ATGAAGAAATTAATGGAGCAGAAGGAAAAGATAGAGGAATTGCGAATAATATTGAATGATCTCATTAAAAAGAAAGGAAATCTGCAAGATAGTGAAATAATTAGAATAAGCGGGCTCTTGGATGAGCATTTAGTTGAATATCACAGGTTGTTAAACGGGAAAAAGGAGTGTAAGGAGAACCTGTAA
- a CDS encoding amidase domain-containing protein has translation MFEGSANVEDADRGIHDEVFIQSIDRKERIKRFLTAKLGIDDASSRNERLAAEMLEQLLREENPLVDEILEDVVIFLCELEEVDFDRPDFESRGERAANSFYDRSKAKDYIDKYWKSYNPAYPSFHQGGGDCTNFVSQVLYAGGMPWADDRNPANHKKSVNWYCKPGATSKDSEKRITFSWKVAAVFKAHWINRAEVHRIYSYTEAIQNMNNISREVFLGDIVQFCYSSGVPYHTLAITGYNRDPEYNVRDIVLASHDIDSNNRSLYRTMLKYPSDYKLRVYNIKKGR, from the coding sequence ATGTTTGAAGGCAGTGCAAATGTTGAGGATGCTGACAGGGGGATACACGACGAGGTATTCATACAAAGCATAGACAGGAAGGAAAGGATAAAAAGGTTTCTCACAGCAAAGCTGGGGATAGATGATGCCAGTTCAAGGAATGAAAGACTTGCTGCCGAGATGCTGGAACAGCTCTTGCGGGAAGAAAATCCACTGGTGGATGAAATCCTGGAGGATGTTGTTATTTTCCTCTGTGAGTTGGAAGAGGTCGACTTTGATAGACCGGACTTTGAAAGCAGGGGTGAAAGAGCGGCAAATAGCTTCTATGATAGGTCAAAAGCAAAGGACTATATTGATAAATACTGGAAAAGTTATAATCCCGCTTATCCATCCTTCCATCAAGGAGGCGGAGATTGTACAAACTTCGTTTCGCAAGTGCTGTATGCCGGAGGAATGCCTTGGGCAGATGACAGAAACCCGGCAAACCACAAGAAGAGTGTCAACTGGTATTGTAAGCCTGGTGCCACCAGTAAAGACAGTGAGAAGCGAATAACCTTCTCCTGGAAGGTAGCGGCGGTGTTCAAGGCCCATTGGATAAATAGGGCTGAAGTACATAGAATATACAGCTATACAGAAGCGATACAAAACATGAATAATATATCCAGGGAAGTATTTTTGGGTGATATCGTACAATTCTGCTATTCCAGCGGTGTACCTTATCACACTCTGGCTATAACCGGATATAACAGAGATCCTGAATATAATGTAAGAGATATTGTGCTGGCATCCCATGATATAGACTCAAACAACCGCTCTCTTTACAGGACTATGCTCAAGTATCCTTCAGATTATAAGCTGAGAGTATATAATATTAAAAAAGGGCGATAG
- a CDS encoding GGDEF domain-containing protein, protein MNDVHGHPVGDLALQKVTKCLSDVCRPYDYIGRQGGEEFTVCLPNTGLEQGKRIAEHMRKAVFDLDINLLYLKEPIKITGSFGVASCIPREGESIDKLTRQADSAMYKAKEEGRNKVYAACED, encoded by the coding sequence ATCAATGATGTGCATGGCCATCCTGTTGGTGATCTTGCACTGCAAAAGGTTACAAAATGTTTGTCTGATGTCTGTCGACCTTATGATTATATAGGCCGCCAGGGGGGTGAAGAATTTACTGTCTGCTTGCCGAATACAGGGCTGGAACAGGGGAAAAGAATAGCAGAACATATGAGAAAAGCTGTCTTTGACCTGGATATAAATCTATTGTATCTCAAGGAACCAATAAAAATAACTGGGAGCTTTGGGGTGGCTTCGTGCATTCCACGAGAAGGGGAAAGCATTGACAAGCTTACAAGGCAGGCAGATAGTGCAATGTATAAAGCGAAAGAAGAAGGCAGAAATAAGGTTTATGCTGCTTGTGAAGATTAA
- a CDS encoding manganese catalase family protein translates to MWIYEKKLEFPAWVEGCDLKIAKLLFAQYGGPDSELSAGIRYLSQRYTMPIPEAKAVLTDIGTEEMAHWEIIGTLIYKIIDRATPEELEKAGLGPHYIQHGRDLYPHDAAGVPWTAAYIQAIEDPITNLHEDLAAEQKARTTYEHLINSTKDRGVIETLSFLREREVVHFQRFGETLRMVQEHMDHMKHKR, encoded by the coding sequence ATGTGGATTTATGAAAAGAAGCTTGAATTCCCAGCATGGGTTGAGGGCTGCGATCTAAAAATTGCAAAGCTGCTCTTTGCTCAGTATGGTGGTCCCGATAGTGAACTATCAGCTGGCATAAGATATCTGAGTCAGAGATATACAATGCCTATACCTGAAGCAAAGGCAGTGTTGACAGACATTGGAACAGAGGAAATGGCCCATTGGGAAATTATAGGCACTCTGATATATAAAATAATAGATAGGGCTACACCGGAAGAGCTGGAAAAGGCAGGGCTGGGGCCTCATTACATCCAGCATGGCCGTGACCTTTATCCTCATGATGCAGCAGGTGTGCCATGGACAGCAGCATATATACAGGCCATTGAAGATCCGATTACAAACCTCCATGAAGATCTTGCTGCAGAGCAGAAAGCAAGAACAACCTATGAGCATCTTATAAATTCCACAAAAGACAGAGGAGTAATAGAGACACTGAGCTTCTTAAGGGAGAGGGAAGTGGTTCACTTCCAGAGGTTCGGTGAAACTCTTAGAATGGTGCAGGAGCACATGGATCATATGAAGCATAAGAGATAG
- a CDS encoding DUF1858 domain-containing protein, which produces MSKEIDLKKTVYELSRENPEIVNIMKELGFESIANEGMLNTAGRFMTIPKGAAMKSISLEKIKQVFESKGYTVKD; this is translated from the coding sequence ATGTCAAAGGAAATTGATTTAAAGAAGACAGTGTATGAGCTTTCACGAGAGAACCCGGAAATAGTGAACATCATGAAGGAATTAGGTTTTGAGAGCATAGCCAATGAGGGCATGCTGAATACCGCTGGACGTTTTATGACTATTCCAAAAGGAGCAGCAATGAAAAGCATAAGCTTGGAAAAAATAAAGCAGGTGTTTGAGAGTAAAGGATATACTGTAAAAGATTAA
- a CDS encoding spore coat associated protein CotJA, with amino-acid sequence MTKSYTYDHEYKPEMLVAPHYKIPVMGPEFKLAEAYVPYQVLQKVYEPMKGLMTGTIFPELYRPYIKMKKDRED; translated from the coding sequence ATGACCAAAAGCTATACCTATGACCATGAGTACAAACCTGAAATGCTTGTAGCTCCACACTATAAAATACCTGTAATGGGGCCTGAATTCAAATTAGCAGAAGCGTATGTGCCTTACCAGGTGCTTCAGAAGGTTTATGAGCCAATGAAAGGCTTGATGACGGGTACTATATTCCCAGAGTTGTACAGACCTTATATAAAGATGAAAAAAGACAGGGAAGATTGA
- a CDS encoding methyl-accepting chemotaxis protein — protein sequence MRFNFFKKKQQKSKIAHNRVHISIVNSIKTKMITLMGLLLLFVCIGFAVTSYYYSSNALTNQVKETLPIVAEQSAKVLESRINGNLSALKSVASRYEIVDINVQMDDKLKILYEESAKGLHRWMGIVSKDGVLYPTNGSSRNVSDSDYFKRSMNGENVATEPFIDKDINAIQIVYSVPIFYIGEVVGVLVAAKDGFELCDFTKDITVGESGKSFIIDEHGTTIANINKQLVSDKYNIFEQLKKDTTLQSLANIEEKMIKGEASIGEYEDGGLAKYIGYAPIKNTKWSIGVEAPKSEVLKQLNGLQVSIATMSIVFVLLSLVFAFIISGTIAKPVKSAVEHLNIVSSGDFTRELPKKFINRKDEFGVLAKSIDTMQNSIKDAVNSVKAEASNVNEVIDKAIGNISSLGEQIEDVSATTEEMSAGMEEMAASAEEMNATSAEIDRAVESIAAKAQGGVVAAGEISNKAKILSESFATSQQSAMKVLHEVKDKLEKALADAKAVEQINVLADAILQITNQTNLLALNAAIEAARAGEAGRGFAVVADEIRKLAETSNKTAVQIQEITNTVVQSVDNLSDSSNNLLNFMVTDVNKDYNTMLDATGEYKKDAEFISSLVNDFSATAGELSASMESMVTAINEITASNSEAAEGTQSIAQKTIVIVERSNEVLAQGSNTKDSAKNLMEAMSKFKV from the coding sequence ATGAGGTTTAATTTTTTCAAAAAAAAGCAGCAGAAAAGCAAAATAGCTCATAATAGAGTACACATTTCAATAGTTAACAGTATAAAAACCAAAATGATCACTCTAATGGGTTTGCTGCTATTGTTTGTATGTATAGGATTTGCAGTAACATCATACTATTATTCTTCGAACGCCCTTACTAATCAGGTCAAGGAAACATTGCCCATAGTGGCAGAGCAGTCTGCAAAGGTTCTGGAAAGCAGGATAAATGGAAACCTTTCAGCACTGAAATCGGTTGCGTCCAGGTATGAAATAGTGGATATAAATGTCCAAATGGATGATAAACTTAAAATATTGTATGAAGAATCAGCAAAGGGCCTCCATAGGTGGATGGGTATTGTATCAAAGGATGGAGTACTCTACCCAACAAATGGCAGCTCTAGAAACGTAAGCGACAGTGATTATTTCAAGCGGTCAATGAACGGCGAAAATGTTGCAACTGAACCGTTTATCGATAAAGACATTAATGCTATACAGATTGTTTATTCGGTACCGATATTTTATATTGGCGAAGTTGTCGGAGTTCTTGTTGCTGCAAAAGATGGATTTGAGCTCTGCGATTTTACAAAGGATATAACCGTTGGAGAGTCCGGAAAGTCATTTATAATTGATGAGCATGGTACAACCATAGCTAATATCAACAAGCAATTGGTCTCTGACAAATACAACATCTTTGAACAGCTTAAGAAGGATACCACGCTCCAGTCTCTTGCCAACATAGAGGAAAAGATGATTAAGGGGGAAGCCTCCATCGGTGAATATGAAGATGGAGGGTTAGCTAAGTACATCGGATATGCACCTATAAAAAACACTAAATGGTCCATAGGGGTGGAAGCACCCAAGAGCGAGGTATTGAAGCAATTGAACGGCTTGCAGGTTTCAATAGCCACAATGTCAATTGTGTTTGTACTGCTCAGTCTTGTTTTTGCTTTCATAATATCCGGAACTATAGCAAAACCAGTAAAGTCGGCAGTTGAACATCTAAATATCGTTTCCTCTGGAGACTTTACGAGGGAATTACCCAAGAAGTTTATTAATAGAAAAGATGAGTTCGGAGTTCTGGCAAAATCCATTGATACGATGCAGAATTCTATTAAGGATGCCGTTAATAGCGTTAAAGCTGAGGCATCGAATGTTAACGAAGTTATAGACAAAGCCATTGGTAATATATCGAGCCTTGGGGAGCAGATTGAGGATGTGTCTGCCACTACCGAGGAAATGTCCGCAGGAATGGAAGAGATGGCTGCCTCTGCGGAGGAAATGAACGCTACCTCTGCTGAGATTGACAGGGCTGTTGAATCAATAGCGGCAAAAGCCCAGGGCGGTGTTGTGGCGGCAGGAGAAATAAGCAATAAAGCCAAAATACTCAGTGAAAGCTTTGCAACATCACAGCAAAGCGCAATGAAGGTTCTTCACGAGGTGAAGGATAAGCTGGAAAAAGCATTGGCAGATGCAAAAGCTGTAGAGCAGATAAATGTTCTAGCAGATGCAATATTACAGATTACAAACCAGACCAACTTGCTTGCCTTAAATGCTGCAATTGAAGCGGCTAGAGCAGGAGAGGCAGGGAGAGGCTTTGCGGTAGTTGCTGATGAGATAAGGAAGCTTGCGGAAACTTCCAACAAGACCGCAGTGCAAATACAGGAAATTACAAATACTGTAGTCCAGTCGGTGGACAATCTGTCAGATAGCTCCAACAATCTTCTGAACTTTATGGTTACAGATGTGAATAAGGATTATAATACTATGCTCGATGCCACAGGGGAATACAAGAAGGATGCTGAATTTATTTCATCCCTTGTTAATGATTTCAGTGCAACTGCGGGAGAATTGTCAGCGTCGATGGAGAGCATGGTCACCGCTATAAATGAAATAACAGCTTCCAACAGTGAAGCGGCAGAGGGAACACAGAGCATAGCACAGAAGACGATTGTTATAGTTGAACGCTCTAATGAAGTGCTGGCGCAGGGCAGTAATACCAAAGACAGCGCTAAAAACCTCATGGAGGCCATGTCAAAATTTAAGGTATAG